CTCGCGTGTTCGGTGGGCGCGCTGGCGGCGATGGCGCTGTTGAACCTGCGCGTGGGCGTGGTGAGCGAAAGGACGCTGGCGTTCATGACGCCGGCGTTCGCGCTGGCACTGGGAGCCGGCGCGGCTGGACTGCCGCCGCGCGCGCGAAATGCGCTGATCGGCGCGCTGACCGTGTGGGCGATCCTCACGCCGCAGCACATCATCCCGCGCCTGAACAGCGATCTGGCGGCGGAGACGGTCGCCGCGGGGTACAGCGCGGGCGATCTGGTCGTGCTGGAGGCCGGCTTCGACGATATGGCCTTCGCCTACGAGATGGAAGCGCGGCTGCCGGAGACCGACCGGCGGGTGTTCCCGACGTTCTACGAATATGACTATCCTGACGATCCGGCGATGCTGGCGGCGCTGGACGCGGAGATTGCCGGGTCGGATCGCGCATGGCTGGTCTACTGGAACGTCCCGCAGCGCCTGCACGAGCGGCTGCGCGACGCGGGCTTTACCCGCACGGAGCGCACACGCATCCCGGTCGGCGTCGATGATCCGCTGTACCTGATCTACCCGGAGATCGAAATCTCGCGCTATGTGCGGCTGGAGCCGGAGGCCGCCCCGCGGCGGTTCGGCGACGCGCTAACGCTGCTGGAAGCGATCACGCCGGAGCGCGTGCCGATTGGCGGCGCGTTCAGCGTCGACCTGATCTGGCAGGCGGAGACGCCGCTGCCGCTGGATTACACGACGGCGCTGTTCGTGCTGGACGAAGGCGGCGCGACCCGGTTGGAGTCCTTCGGGCCGGACGCGGCCAATCCGGCGACCCAATGGCCGACGGAGGTGCCGGTGATCGACACGCACCGGTTCAGGCTGCCGCCCGAACTGGCGCCGGGACGTTATGCGCTGTATGCGGTCGTCTACTGGTATCAAACGGTCGATACGCCGCTGACGGTCGGGGGTGAGCGTGGGGCGGTGGTCGGTGAAATCGTCGTAAAATGAGCGGTTCGGCCCGGCCTATATCATCATCGTCATGACTGGACAGGGCGCGGCCTGTACTTCGCCGCTGCCGGCTAGCCGCGGGCAGCCAGATATTTGATCGCCGTTGCCACGGCAGTGACGCCGCCGAGCACGGCCTGCAGGAGCAGGATCACCTTGCCGAAACCGTCGGTCATCCAGGCGAAGATGAACTGCATTTGCACAGGCAGGATGTCGGGCAGGTGCGCGAAATCGAACGGGAAGACCGTCAGCAGCCGGATTGCGCCAAACATCAGCGCGAGATTGGCGGCGACTTCGAACAGGCGCGCGAAGTTACGGTCGCCGGTGAAGAAACGGACCAGCGGCGCCACCAGCGCAAGGACTATCGGCCCGTAGAGGCTGATGGCCTCAAGCAAGCCAAACTTCTCCGTGAGGAAACCGGTTTTCGCTGCCTGATGGTAAAGAAAGAACCCCAGCAGCAGGAGCATCGCCGCGATCAGCAGCCATTCCAGCCAGCGCTGCTGCGTCGTGAGCAGATTTTTGTGCGCGTTGTCCGCGACCGATAACATAGCCCGCCCTTTCACCCGAGACATAGCGAGAACACGAAGCCGAAAGGCCTCGTCACCTCTTTATACGCGGATCGGGCGGCGCGGGTTGTGAAATACATCACAAGCAGAGGCAGAAGGGCTGCGGGTTACGCCCTGCCCTGAACGGCGGCTTCCTGTGCGACTTTTGCCAGCACCTGATTGAACACGTGTACCGGTTGCGCGCCGTTGAGCGCCCATTTGCCGTTGAAGATAAAGTAGGGGACGCCGCTGATGCCGCTCTCGTACATCTGGGCGACCTGTTCGGCGGTTTCCTTCTCGGCGGCGCCGCTGTTCAGGAGCGTTTCGTACTCGGCGCGGTCAAGGCCGATTGATTCGGCGACATCCAGCAGCACGGCCAGCAGGCTGATGTTTTGCCCGTGTTCGAAGTACGCGGCGTAGATGGCGGTGATCAGCGATTCGCGCTGATCGTCCGGCGCAAGGGCGATCAGGCGGTGGCTGAGGAGGGTATTGGGCGCGTCCTTCACTTTCTCGAAGTTGAAGGCGAGGCCAACGGCCGCCCCGGCACGGGTCGGGCCATCGAACATCTGCTGCAGATCGACATTCCGGTATTTACTGCGCATCGTCTCGCGGAAATCCGCGCCTTCGGGCGGGAGGTTCGGGTTCAGCAGGTAGGGCAGATAGCTGACGGTGACCGGCTCACCGGTCCAGCTGGCCAGCGCGGTGTGCAGGTTGTGTTTGCCGATGCGGCACCACGGACAGGCGGTGTCGTGTACGATGTCGATATGCATAGCGCTCTCAGACGGTAGGATTCGAATTCAGGAGGGCAGAATGACTCTTCTGCCCTGTGGACTGACGCGGCGAGGGCCGGCGGAATTACGCGCCGCTCACAAGGCCCAGAAGAATCCGCAGCGCGAAGGCGATCAGAATCGTGCCGGAAAAGCGGTTAATCCAGCGCATCGCACCGGTGTCGATACGGGTTCTGAACACGCTGGTTCCCGTGCTGAGGATCAGCCACCAGAACGCCGATCCGCCGAACACGCCGGCGACCATCAGCAGCGCGGACACCGTATCCCCGCCAAAATCGGTCGCGCCCATACTGGCGAAGGCGCTGAGGAAGGTGAGTACGGTCATCGGGTTGACGATGGTCAGCGCAACGATCGACGCATACGAGCCGAGCAGGCCGCGCCGGACATCGGCGCTGCCGCCGCGTTCAACGGGCAGGGCTGTGAAGGTTTTGTAGCCGAGATAGGCGAGAAAGAGGCCCCCAAACAACTGCAGCGGCACGGAAATCGCGGTCAGGGCGGCGCTGAGGGCGGTGAGGCCAAAGGCCGCCATCGCACCGTAGCTGGCATCGGCGGTCGCGGCGCCCAGGCCGCTGACGAAGCCGACGGTTCTGCCATAGGCCAGCGAACGGCGGATGATGAGGATGCCGATGGCGCCGACAGGGGCCGCGATGGAAAAACCGAGGAGGGCGCTGTTAAAGAATAGGCTGAAGACGGTCTGTCATGGTTTACTCCGTGGCGTGAGGGAAGGCTACAGGTTTAAGAGAGGCTATGCATTTGGGGTGTGGAGGCGCTGCCTCCACGCCTCCGCGAGGGACTTGCGCCCCTCGACCCCTCATTTGCGAGGTACAGGAGTACATAACCCGCTCAAGGGCAGCCTCAGAAGCATACCACGGCTTTACCGCCCCGCTATCCCCTCAAATTGAGGCATGCGGCGTGTCTGATCGGCCGGAAGCCGCCCAAACCCCAGCACATTACGAAACCGTATTGCTTCGCAGGAGGCCGGCGGCGTGTATCTTATTGTCCTTTATCCTCCTTCTGATGTATCGTTAGGGAGCAATTCACGGCCTTTGGGAGATTAACATGCGTAGGTTCCTTCGCGCATTCGGGCGCACGTTCTGGCGCTTTATGGTGGTATTCAGCTTCATCGTCAACCTCGTGCTGCTGGTGGTCGTGCTGGTGCTGGCGCTGACGCTGTTCGATATTAAGCGCAATATCGCCGAACCGCTGGTGGGCGGGCTGTACAGCGCCTTTGTCGGCCTTGAAAACGCGACGATCGACTGGACGATTCCGGTGCGCGCGGACGTGCCGGTCAATCTGGATATCGCCATCAACCAGAACACGATTGTTACGCTGACCGAGGCCGTACCGCTGACGGTCGTCGCGCAGATTCAGGCGCCGAGCCTGTCGCTGTCGAACGCGCGGGTGCAGCTCGAACTGCCCGTTGGCCTGCAGCTGCCGGTCGCGCTCAACATCCCGGTAGAGGTGCGCGACTCGCTGCCGGTATCGCTGGACGTGCGGGCGGTCATCCCCTTGCAGGAAACGCAGCTGTACGATGTGGCGCGCAGCCTGCAGTTGATGTTCGAACCGCTGGCGGTGGCGCTCACCAACCTGCCAGAGAACTGGGGCGAGGCGTTCGCGTTCGCCGGGGATGTGATCGGCGGCAATGCCCCCGATTTGCTGGCGGACAATGCGTTCAGCCAGCGCCCGTGGCAGGGCTTCAGCCGCACGGCGGGGCTGAATTATCCGCTCGGGCTGCTGACGGCGCCGATCCCGGAAGCCAACGTTCCGCTCGACACAGGCATCGTGCCGATCGGCGGCATCCCGCTGCTGGACGAGCAGGTCCGCCCGGACATCTACCAACTCGGGGGGCCGGCGGCGGTGAATGCGACGGCGGAATTCAACGCGCCGGCGCAGGGCATGTACTGGAACGGGAATTACGCGGATTACCGGCAGATGATGCTGACACAGGCGCCGCTGCTGACCCCGACGCCCGATCCGAACCAGACACCGCTGCCACCCGGCGATAATCCGGGGGATCTGGGGATCATCCCGACGCCGACGCCGTAGCGCGTGTTGTGGACTTTCTTTGGGGTTCCACCCCAAGCCCGGCAGGAGTTTGCGCTCCTGCACCTCTCCTAGCGAATTGAGCGGGCAAGCCCGTTCAATTCGCAGATGCGGGAACTGCGAGACGGTGGTAACGGCTCTCGCGTAGGCGTGGAGGCAGCTCATCCACCCTGTAAATGTGCAAACGCCCGCCAGAAGCCGCGATCCGGGTGATCTTGTCCCTACAAATTTCGAGAAACGTTCGGGACACTTATGGGGACGCCGAGTGCGGCGTCCTTACTATGACGCTCTGTCCGCTGCCCTCACCTTTGAGGGACAGGCAGGGTGAGAGGCAAATCCGTATGTCCTGGATAGCTGTATTCGCGTATTTCTTCGCTACCGTGACCGGCATGACGTTCGTCACTCGGGTGGCACCGCCGGACCTGTTCGTCGTCGAGGTGCATGAAGTCTATCCGCACGACCCGGACTCGTTCACGCAGGGGCTGGTGTGGTACGAGGGGACATTTTACGAGAGCGCCGGGCTGCGGGGCGAGTCCGACGTGCGCGAGGTCGACCCGGCCACCGGCGAGGTCCGGCGTATCCGGGATGTTTCTGCCGAGTATTTCGCCGAAGGACTGGCACTGGTGGACGACCGGCTGATCCAGATCACCTGGCAGGAATTCACCGCCTTCGCCTACGACCGCGATACCTTTGAGCCCATCGGCGAGTATACCTACGATACCGAGGGCTGGGGGCTGTGCTACGACGGCACGCGCCTCGTCATGAGCGACGGCTCAAGCACGCTGTTCTTTCGCGATCCGGCGACGTTCGAGCTGACTGGTTCGGTCAACGTGGTGGTGGCCGGCCAGCCACAGATTTACCTGAACGAACTGGAATGCGTGAATGGCAAGGTGTATGCGAATATCTGGACGACGGATTACATCGTGATCATCGAACCGTCGAATGGCCGGATCGAAGGCGTGATCTACGCGGGCGAGCTGCTCACGAACGAGGAACGGGCGCAGTCCGACGTCCTCAACGGCATCGCCTACAATCCGGAGACGGAACGGTTCTATATCACGGGCAAACACTGGCCGAAGCTGTTCGAAGTCACGTTTGTGGAGTATCAGCCATGAGTCGCGTTTACGTCACCCGCCAGATTGCGCCTTCGGCTATCGACCTGCTGCGGGCGGAACACGAGGTTACAGTTTGGGGGGAAGACCGGCCGATGCCCCGCGCAGAACTGCTGAGTGCAGCGGCGCAGGCCGACGGGCTGCTGTGTATGCTGACCGACAGGATCGACGCGGAACTGCTGGACGCGGCGCCGGAACTGCGGGTCGTGAGCCAGATGGCGGTCGGCTATGACAATATCGACGTCCCGGCGTGTACGGCGCGCGGTATCCCGGTCGGCAATACGCCGGGCGTGCTGACCGAATGCAGCGCTGACCTCGCCTTCGCGCTGATGCTCGCGGCGGCGCGGCGGCTGCCAGAAGGCGAACGGCACGTGCGCGGCGGGCATTGGGGGCCATGGAGTCCGAATCTGCTGCTCGGCCAGGAGGTCAGCGGCGCAACGCTCGGCATCGTCGGGTTCGGGCGCATCGGGCAAGCCGTGGCGCGGCGGGCACGAGGCTTCGGCATGAAACTGCTGTATCACGGCGGCAGCGACAGGCAGGCCGCGCGCGAACTCGGGGCGGAAGAACGCCCGCTCGATGCGCTGCTGCGCGAGAGCGATTTCGTCAGCATTCACGTGCCGCTGAAGAAAGAAACCTACCACCTGATTTCAACACGCGAGCTGGCGCGGATGAAACCAACAGCGGTGCTGGTCAACACAGCGCGGGGCGGTGTGGTCGATCCGGCGGCGCTGTACGAGGCGCTGCGCGACAGGCGGATTTTCGCGGCGGCGCTGGACGTCACCGAGCCGGAGCCCATCAGGATGGACGACCCGCTGCTGACCTTGGATAACTGCCTGATCGTGCCGCACATCGCCAGCGCCAGCGTGCAGACGCGCACGGCGATGGCGACGCTGGCCGCGCGCAATCTGCTGGCGGCGCTGCGCGGGGAAAAGATGCTGCATTCGCCGAATCCAGAGGTGCTGGCCGGGCGAATTCCTGGCGGACAATTAGGCGACAGCCCGACCGGCAAGAGGACGGTGTAGATGGAACTTGACCCGACGACAATATCGCAGCAGTCGATGTACAAGCTGATGATCGGCTCGATTGTGCCGCGCCCCATCGGCTGGATTTCGACGGTCAGTGCATCGGGTGTGTACAACCTCGCGCCGTTCAGCTTCTTCAACGCCGTGTGCAGCAACCCCCCGACCGTGCTGTTCTGTGTGACGGCGCGCAAGGGAGACTCGCCGATGAAGGATACGCTGCGCAACGTACTGGACAGCGGGGAGTTCGTCGTCAATATCGTCAGCTACGACCTGGCCGAGGCCATGAACCAGACCAGTGCGGAACTGCCGCCGGATACCAGCGAGTTCGAATTCGCGGGGGTGACGCCGGCGCCGGCGCTGACCGTGAAAGCGCCGCGCGTGGCGCAGAGCCTGATCCACTTCGAGTGCGAGCTCGACCGCACGGTGCCGGTCAATGCCGAAGAACAGGGCGGCGCGACGGTCGTGTTCGGGCGCGTGCGGCATGTCCACATCGACGATGCCCTGTTGATCGGCACGGACAAAATCGACGCGCTCAAGCTCCAGCCCGTCGGGCGCATGGCGGGGGCGAGTTACGTGCGCGTCAGCGAGATATTCGACATGGCAAGGCCGTCTGCCGAAAAGAAGCCATGAGCGCAGGCCGAGCGAGGCAGCCCATCCCCATTTGTTGTACAAACGACAGACGTCGGCGAAAGTACTCGGAATCGAACGGCGCAGCCGCAGGCCATTCAGCCGATAGCTGCATCGGCAGCACCCCCGTCTGCCTAAAGCAAATGGGCGCGGTTGCCGTGCGCGCTCCGCGTTCAAAGGCTCGTTCCGGTCAGTACACTAGAGTGGCGAATCAATGGGAGTCCGACATTGCGTATACACAGAGAAGGCTACCCGACGCTGATCGTCGTTATGACGGCGACGGGCTTCGTGAATTTGCTGTTCACGCAGGCGCTGGCCGTCACGCTGCCGCTGTCGGCGGTGGCGCTCGGCTTCTTCGCGTGGTTCTTCCGCAATCCGGCGCGCAGCACGCCCGATTCGCCGGGGACGGTCTACTCGCCGGCGGACGGGACGATCGTGGCGGTCGAGCGGGTGAGCGAAGGCGAATACTTCGGCGGCGAACGCCTGAAGGTCTCGATCTATATGTCGCCGCTGAACGTCCACCTGAACCGCGTGCCGGTGAGGGGCGAGGTGCGTTACACGAAATATCACGCAGGCAAATACTTGCTGGCGTTCCACCCGAAGGCATCCGAGCTGAACGAGCGCAATACGGTCGTGTTTGCCGACAGTGATGGGCGCGAAGTGCTGGTGCGCCAGATCGCCGGATTTCTGGCGCGGCGAATCGTGTGCTATATGCGACCGGGCCAAGCGGTGACGGCAGGCGAGGAACTGGGTTTCATCAAGTTCGGGTCACGGTGCGATGTGTTCCTGCCGCCGGACGCGACGGTGGTGGCGGTCCTTGAACAGCGGGTACGCGGTGGCGAAACTCCCATTGCGCGCTTTTAGAAAACAAGGTTAACATCTTTAAAGATTATTGGAGTTTGTGGTGACTCAATTATCCCGGCCTAATCCCATCAAACGAATCCGGTCCGCTGTACCGAGCGTTATCACGATCGGTGCGATTATGGCCGGATACATCTCGATCATCGAGGCGTTCCACGGCCAATATGCCTCGGCCGCCGGCCTGATCCTGATCGCGTGCGTGCTGGATATGCTCGATGGCCGGGTGGCGCGTGCCATCAATGCGACCAGTGATTTCGGCGTTGAGTTCGACTCGCTGGCCGATATGGTCAATTACGGCGTGGCGCCATCGCTGCTGTTCTACTTCCTGTATTTCAGCGAGTGGGGGCTGCTGGGCACGATCCTGAGCTTCCTGCCGGTGTGCTGCGCCGGTATCCGGCTGGCGCGCTTCAACGTCGGCACTGACCCGGATATCCCAACCAAGTACTTCGTCGGGCTGCCCACCACCATTGCGGCGGTGGTGATGGCCGGGTTTATCATCTTCAGCCAGCGGCTGCCGGTCGGGTACGACCCGTCGCACGCCGCGGCGCTGCTGACCGTGTTTGTGGCGGTCCTGATGGTCAGCGACGTCCAGTACGAGAAGAGCAACATCCTCTCGCTGCGGTATATCCGCAAGACCCGCCGGATCATCACGGCGACACTAATCCTCGCTTCGCTGATCCTGTTCCCAGAAACCGCCTTTTTCGCGTGGGGATTGTTGTATATCATGTATGGCGCGGCCCGCAGCGTCTACTATACACTCCGATACGGCCGCGACGATGCCAGTGAACTGGAACTGGAAGACCTCTGCCTGTAGGCCGCAAAACAGCCGAGGGGAACCCAGCTTTAGCCGAACACCCGGCCTTTCTCGTTACTGACCACTAAGGGAACAATCATGCCTTCTACGATAAGAGGCTTCGGCTTTGGCTTGATCGCGGGACTCGCCGTCAGCGCCGTCCTGCGCCAGCGCCGCAAGTCCGGCCTCACCCAGGAACGGCTCAACAGCTACTACCACAAGCGCGCCGATTTCTATAACCTGACCGATTACCTGTACCTCGGCCAGTTCCCGCGGATCACGATGCGGACGACGCTGATCGAAATGCTCGACCTCAAGCCGGGGATGCGCGTGCTGGATGTGGCGTGCGGCGCCGGTGCGAACTTCCCGTACATCATCGAGAAGATCGGCCCGACCGGCACGTTGGTCGGCACCGACTACAGCCAGGATATGCTGGACAGCGCGCACCGGCAGTTTGTGGTCGACCGTGGCTGGGACAATATCAAGCTGGTGCAGAACGACGCCGCTGAGATGAAGTTCGCTGAGCCGTTCGACGTGGTGATCTGCACGCTGGGGCTGGCGGTTATCCCGCGGCATGAGATGGCGATGGAGCGTGCGTGGGAAGCGCTGAAGCCAGGCGGTGTGTTCGGGATCGCCGATCTGAAAGAGAGTGACCGCTGGTATACCCTGCCGATCCGCTTCGTCTCCGATCTGATGGACGTGTTCATCATCGCCGACAGCACGCGCAAGACCTGGCCGTGGCTGGAGCAGCATGGCGAGGACTTCGCGTTCCGCGACCTGTTCCACGGCTACCTGTTTGCGGCGACGGCAAAGAAGCCCGTTACCGAATAAAGTAACGTGAGTATGGATAAGGCACGTGCAGAGGCTTTACCTCCGCACCTCCACCAAAGGGCTTGCGCCCTCTGGACTCCCCCATCTGCCTATGGCTTCGATTGCTAAACTATAGGCAGATGAAGGGTGCAGGGATGCAAATCCCTACTGGGGGTTGAGGTGAAACCCCAAGTTATCCATAACTGACGTTAAAGTAGGCTTTCTGTCGGGCGGTTGCACCGTCTGGCAGCGGTTTCGCGCCAAGTCGAGGACGACCTGGATTCGCGGCGGGCTGCAATCTCGATCCCATGAAATCGCCGCGCGGATTCGCCGGTATGCGCGGATGTCCGCACGCCAAAATCGATTTTACGCACAGCTTATGTCACGCGCGCGTAGATCTCGTCGCAGACCTCATCCGGTGTCCGGCCATGTGTATAGACCAGCTGTGTAGCAAGTCGGCGGTTGGACGGGTGCTGCATAAATTCGCGATTGATCCTCGTGATGACTTCGAGAAATCCTTCGTGCAGATCCGGCTCTTTGGCGGCGAGGCGGTCGCGCAGGATATGCGCGGACTCCTCTGTATCGGGGGTGGGCAGCAGTAGGATGATGTGGGGGAACGGCGCCAGCACCTGCTGCGCGCGTTCGAACTGCTCAGGATCGTCGAAGACCGAATGTCCCGCGCCGAGGCTGATGACGTGTTCGGTGGGGTAGTCCTGCAGGACTCGTTCGAGGCCGTAGAGGTCGAACGGACGCCAGTGCCGCGCCAATGCGATCATGCCGCCCTGCTGGCGGATTTGCTCGGCCTGGGCCGGATCGTAGCCCACTTCCGCGTAGTACGTCCAGCGCAGCGTATCGAGCTCAACCGCCTGCCAATTCAGCCGTCCGGCAAGCAGCGGCGCCAGCGTGGACTTCCCCGCGCCGCTCGGCCCGATCAGGATGATACTGGAAGACATCGGATTCTTTTCGATCAATAGTGAAACCCCCTCATGGCTCAGTGTACCATGAGGGGGGTTGGGAGGGTGGAGTTGTTCGGACGTCCTGAGGTTCGCTACTGGACGACCGGCGGTTCGACGATGCCCAACGAAGGCGTCTTCTTGCTGCGCGACTTCTTCTCGGTCGATACGCCGCCCAGCGGGAGCAGAGCCGCCTTGACCACCTCGTCCATTCGATCGACGAAGATGAACTTGAGCTTTTTGCGCGCCTCTACCGGCACATCATCGACGTCAGGCTGGTTCTTCCTGGGCAGAATGATGGTATCCAGCCCCATGCGGTGCGCGGCCAGCACCTTGTCCTTGATTCCACCTACGGGCATCACCTGACCGCGCAGGGTGATCTCACCGGTCATGGCGATATTGGGACGGACGGTGCGGCCGGTCAGCAGCGAGGCCAGTGCCGTGAGCATGGTCA
This DNA window, taken from Candidatus Flexicrinis proximus, encodes the following:
- a CDS encoding glycosyltransferase family 39 protein — encoded protein: MSGKAEQPRASILQSLLRVPLLPILLVLLLAAAMRIVGAAHNPIWSDEAWNMWATAGGFAEMFERLAANHHPPAYFLALDLWPALAGESRLALRFLSIAAGMLAVAVVYRTGKDHFGTAAGISAALVFAVFEQPVYYGQSVRHYAWLLLAEALALWTFLRVLRRPTWARLAAYMAAVAFVAYSVYIGLIAVAAQAGVGLGVWRAPLKSKVRLLLAYAGALALFAPWLIAALPGALRKIEAGAITGYINSIPTTADGLLKMIDILLGGQAALGLGLIALAVSSRFLSAEKSERRSERQAFLAVLACSVGALAAMALLNLRVGVVSERTLAFMTPAFALALGAGAAGLPPRARNALIGALTVWAILTPQHIIPRLNSDLAAETVAAGYSAGDLVVLEAGFDDMAFAYEMEARLPETDRRVFPTFYEYDYPDDPAMLAALDAEIAGSDRAWLVYWNVPQRLHERLRDAGFTRTERTRIPVGVDDPLYLIYPEIEISRYVRLEPEAAPRRFGDALTLLEAITPERVPIGGAFSVDLIWQAETPLPLDYTTALFVLDEGGATRLESFGPDAANPATQWPTEVPVIDTHRFRLPPELAPGRYALYAVVYWYQTVDTPLTVGGERGAVVGEIVVK
- a CDS encoding DsbA family oxidoreductase, whose amino-acid sequence is MHIDIVHDTACPWCRIGKHNLHTALASWTGEPVTVSYLPYLLNPNLPPEGADFRETMRSKYRNVDLQQMFDGPTRAGAAVGLAFNFEKVKDAPNTLLSHRLIALAPDDQRESLITAIYAAYFEHGQNISLLAVLLDVAESIGLDRAEYETLLNSGAAEKETAEQVAQMYESGISGVPYFIFNGKWALNGAQPVHVFNQVLAKVAQEAAVQGRA
- a CDS encoding methyltransferase domain-containing protein; the protein is MPSTIRGFGFGLIAGLAVSAVLRQRRKSGLTQERLNSYYHKRADFYNLTDYLYLGQFPRITMRTTLIEMLDLKPGMRVLDVACGAGANFPYIIEKIGPTGTLVGTDYSQDMLDSAHRQFVVDRGWDNIKLVQNDAAEMKFAEPFDVVICTLGLAVIPRHEMAMERAWEALKPGGVFGIADLKESDRWYTLPIRFVSDLMDVFIIADSTRKTWPWLEQHGEDFAFRDLFHGYLFAATAKKPVTE
- a CDS encoding glutaminyl-peptide cyclotransferase; the protein is MTFVTRVAPPDLFVVEVHEVYPHDPDSFTQGLVWYEGTFYESAGLRGESDVREVDPATGEVRRIRDVSAEYFAEGLALVDDRLIQITWQEFTAFAYDRDTFEPIGEYTYDTEGWGLCYDGTRLVMSDGSSTLFFRDPATFELTGSVNVVVAGQPQIYLNELECVNGKVYANIWTTDYIVIIEPSNGRIEGVIYAGELLTNEERAQSDVLNGIAYNPETERFYITGKHWPKLFEVTFVEYQP
- a CDS encoding shikimate kinase, with translation MSSSIILIGPSGAGKSTLAPLLAGRLNWQAVELDTLRWTYYAEVGYDPAQAEQIRQQGGMIALARHWRPFDLYGLERVLQDYPTEHVISLGAGHSVFDDPEQFERAQQVLAPFPHIILLLPTPDTEESAHILRDRLAAKEPDLHEGFLEVITRINREFMQHPSNRRLATQLVYTHGRTPDEVCDEIYARVT
- the pssA gene encoding CDP-diacylglycerol--serine O-phosphatidyltransferase, encoding MTQLSRPNPIKRIRSAVPSVITIGAIMAGYISIIEAFHGQYASAAGLILIACVLDMLDGRVARAINATSDFGVEFDSLADMVNYGVAPSLLFYFLYFSEWGLLGTILSFLPVCCAGIRLARFNVGTDPDIPTKYFVGLPTTIAAVVMAGFIIFSQRLPVGYDPSHAAALLTVFVAVLMVSDVQYEKSNILSLRYIRKTRRIITATLILASLILFPETAFFAWGLLYIMYGAARSVYYTLRYGRDDASELELEDLCL
- a CDS encoding LysE family transporter; the protein is MAAPVGAIGILIIRRSLAYGRTVGFVSGLGAATADASYGAMAAFGLTALSAALTAISVPLQLFGGLFLAYLGYKTFTALPVERGGSADVRRGLLGSYASIVALTIVNPMTVLTFLSAFASMGATDFGGDTVSALLMVAGVFGGSAFWWLILSTGTSVFRTRIDTGAMRWINRFSGTILIAFALRILLGLVSGA
- a CDS encoding flavin reductase family protein, encoding MELDPTTISQQSMYKLMIGSIVPRPIGWISTVSASGVYNLAPFSFFNAVCSNPPTVLFCVTARKGDSPMKDTLRNVLDSGEFVVNIVSYDLAEAMNQTSAELPPDTSEFEFAGVTPAPALTVKAPRVAQSLIHFECELDRTVPVNAEEQGGATVVFGRVRHVHIDDALLIGTDKIDALKLQPVGRMAGASYVRVSEIFDMARPSAEKKP
- a CDS encoding D-glycerate dehydrogenase, producing the protein MSRVYVTRQIAPSAIDLLRAEHEVTVWGEDRPMPRAELLSAAAQADGLLCMLTDRIDAELLDAAPELRVVSQMAVGYDNIDVPACTARGIPVGNTPGVLTECSADLAFALMLAAARRLPEGERHVRGGHWGPWSPNLLLGQEVSGATLGIVGFGRIGQAVARRARGFGMKLLYHGGSDRQAARELGAEERPLDALLRESDFVSIHVPLKKETYHLISTRELARMKPTAVLVNTARGGVVDPAALYEALRDRRIFAAALDVTEPEPIRMDDPLLTLDNCLIVPHIASASVQTRTAMATLAARNLLAALRGEKMLHSPNPEVLAGRIPGGQLGDSPTGKRTV
- a CDS encoding phosphatidylserine decarboxylase family protein; protein product: MRIHREGYPTLIVVMTATGFVNLLFTQALAVTLPLSAVALGFFAWFFRNPARSTPDSPGTVYSPADGTIVAVERVSEGEYFGGERLKVSIYMSPLNVHLNRVPVRGEVRYTKYHAGKYLLAFHPKASELNERNTVVFADSDGREVLVRQIAGFLARRIVCYMRPGQAVTAGEELGFIKFGSRCDVFLPPDATVVAVLEQRVRGGETPIARF